In Sphingomonas sp., a single window of DNA contains:
- a CDS encoding glycoside hydrolase family 2 TIM barrel-domain containing protein, whose protein sequence is MNKYGLLAAVGSVALASGMGMAQDGPKIGDAPQVQPVQVDPRRPDWENPAVFARGKMPANATHFPYESRAAALAGDPAKSSRYLLLDGQWSFHFSPSSDVVPNGFEKPEYDVAKWKRIKVPADWQTEGYDQARYNNITYPFPANRPLIPHATNPVGSYRRDVQLPANWSGQDVILHIGAAGSAYQVWVNGVEAGYSQDSKLPSEFDVTKLVHAGRNTIAIQIHRWSDGSYLEDQDFWRVSGIERSVYLAAAPKARVADLFVHAGLDAAYKDGKLSTELTLTDRTAPLTARMTLLDGDAQVLVRETQLPAGAAHKVTLAADVPGVRPWTAETPNLYTLLVELVDAEGKVVQATPQRIGFRTVEIKNGLVSVNGKPITIRGVNRHEHDPETFHVVSHASMEHDIQLMKRANINAIRTSHYPNDPYLYELADRYGLYVMDEANIESHAYMDYANKHGELRSQLQVGFDPAWKDAHVSRVVNTVQRDKNHPSVIFWSLGNEAGIGPNFEAAAAAAKAIDPGRLVSYLGWGTWDGIQDHRPNYYADIYAPMYDPAVKLEDYATNWNSKQPVIQCEYAHMMGNSGGNLKEYWDTIYAHPNKLQGGFAWDWVDQSMYRYTKDGRRYWGDGGEYGPNPGGDIEFGDGLLQSDRTPNPQLYELRKVYAPIQFDGFDAAGGTVTVRNRHDFRDLSGFTFDWEVQENGVAVANGTLATPDVAAHGAGTIALPLAGLTRKSGAEYFVTIRARAKADAVPLVPGGTVIGWEQFALDPAYRSAEGKALKGKVTMQDGQGAITLSAGGATLVVNRATGLVDRYAAKGKTLLSGGAPHFWRAVTDNDIGIGTDKQLAAWKGMSETRTVSAVQVQDLGEDGAEVRVAYTMGAGAVRFTSVYRMAGDGSVAVDGKFEPVSGQLPPPFRIGLAFTTPGSLKTVEWYGRGPHESYVDRKTSAPIGLWRGAVAEQNHDYIRPQETGNKVDVRWMELIGSGSGLRVQGDTPLMMNALAFPYADLDRHEPGTWKSTDVVLKAQGTLLIDAAQWGVGGDTQWSEFGKPLPKYRTQLVPTSIHFRLTPFAGEGTTPAKARPARATEKE, encoded by the coding sequence GTGAACAAGTACGGGTTGCTGGCGGCGGTGGGCAGTGTCGCGCTCGCCTCCGGCATGGGGATGGCGCAGGACGGGCCGAAGATCGGCGACGCGCCGCAGGTCCAGCCGGTGCAGGTCGATCCGCGCCGCCCCGATTGGGAGAACCCGGCGGTGTTCGCGCGCGGCAAGATGCCGGCCAACGCCACGCACTTTCCGTACGAGAGCCGCGCCGCCGCACTCGCGGGCGATCCCGCCAAGTCGAGCCGTTACCTGCTGCTCGACGGCCAATGGTCGTTCCACTTCTCGCCCTCGTCGGACGTGGTGCCGAACGGCTTCGAGAAGCCCGAATACGACGTCGCCAAGTGGAAGCGCATCAAGGTCCCCGCCGACTGGCAGACCGAAGGCTATGACCAGGCGCGCTACAACAACATCACCTATCCGTTCCCGGCCAATCGCCCGCTGATCCCGCACGCGACCAATCCGGTCGGCTCGTACCGGCGCGACGTGCAGCTGCCGGCGAACTGGTCCGGGCAGGACGTGATCCTGCACATCGGCGCGGCGGGTTCGGCCTATCAGGTGTGGGTGAACGGCGTCGAGGCGGGCTACTCGCAGGACTCCAAGCTGCCTTCCGAGTTCGACGTGACCAAGCTGGTCCATGCCGGGCGCAACACCATCGCGATCCAGATCCATCGCTGGTCCGACGGCAGCTATCTGGAAGACCAGGATTTCTGGCGGGTCTCGGGCATCGAGCGCTCGGTCTATCTGGCGGCGGCACCCAAGGCGCGCGTGGCCGACCTGTTCGTCCATGCCGGTCTCGATGCCGCGTACAAGGACGGCAAGCTCTCGACCGAGCTGACGCTCACCGATCGCACCGCGCCGCTCACCGCGCGGATGACGCTGCTCGACGGCGACGCGCAGGTACTGGTGCGGGAGACGCAGCTCCCCGCGGGCGCGGCGCATAAGGTGACGCTCGCGGCCGACGTGCCGGGCGTCCGCCCCTGGACCGCCGAGACGCCCAATCTCTATACCCTGCTCGTCGAGCTGGTCGATGCGGAGGGCAAGGTGGTGCAGGCCACGCCGCAGCGGATCGGCTTCCGCACCGTCGAGATCAAGAACGGGCTGGTCAGCGTCAACGGCAAGCCGATCACCATCCGCGGCGTCAACCGCCACGAGCATGATCCGGAGACCTTCCACGTCGTGAGCCACGCGTCGATGGAACACGACATTCAGCTGATGAAGCGGGCGAACATCAACGCGATCCGCACGTCGCACTACCCGAACGACCCGTATCTGTACGAGCTCGCCGATCGCTACGGCCTCTATGTGATGGACGAGGCGAATATCGAGAGCCATGCCTATATGGATTACGCCAACAAGCATGGCGAACTCCGCTCGCAGCTGCAGGTCGGCTTCGATCCGGCGTGGAAGGACGCGCATGTCTCCCGCGTGGTCAACACGGTTCAGCGCGACAAGAACCACCCCTCGGTGATCTTCTGGTCGCTGGGCAACGAGGCGGGCATCGGCCCGAACTTCGAGGCGGCGGCCGCGGCGGCCAAGGCGATCGACCCGGGCCGGCTGGTCTCCTATCTCGGCTGGGGCACCTGGGACGGGATCCAGGATCACCGGCCTAATTACTATGCCGACATCTACGCGCCGATGTACGATCCGGCGGTGAAGCTGGAGGATTACGCCACCAACTGGAACTCCAAGCAGCCGGTGATCCAGTGCGAATATGCCCATATGATGGGCAATTCGGGCGGCAACTTGAAGGAATATTGGGACACCATCTACGCCCACCCGAACAAGCTGCAGGGCGGCTTTGCCTGGGACTGGGTCGACCAGTCGATGTACCGCTATACCAAGGACGGGCGGCGCTATTGGGGCGACGGCGGCGAGTACGGCCCGAACCCGGGCGGCGACATCGAGTTCGGCGACGGGCTGCTCCAGTCGGATCGCACGCCCAACCCGCAGCTCTACGAGCTCCGCAAGGTCTATGCGCCGATCCAATTCGACGGCTTTGATGCTGCAGGCGGCACGGTGACGGTGCGCAACCGGCATGACTTCCGCGACTTGTCCGGCTTCACCTTCGACTGGGAAGTGCAGGAGAATGGCGTCGCGGTGGCGAACGGCACGCTGGCGACGCCGGACGTGGCGGCGCACGGCGCTGGCACGATCGCGCTGCCGCTGGCCGGTCTCACCCGCAAGTCGGGCGCCGAGTATTTCGTCACGATCCGCGCGCGCGCCAAGGCCGATGCAGTGCCGCTGGTGCCGGGCGGCACGGTGATCGGCTGGGAGCAGTTCGCGCTCGACCCGGCCTATCGTTCGGCCGAGGGTAAGGCGCTCAAGGGCAAGGTGACGATGCAGGACGGGCAGGGGGCGATCACCCTTTCGGCTGGCGGCGCCACGCTGGTGGTGAACCGCGCGACCGGCCTGGTCGATCGTTATGCCGCCAAGGGCAAGACGCTGCTCAGCGGCGGCGCCCCCCATTTCTGGCGTGCGGTGACTGACAACGACATCGGCATCGGTACCGACAAGCAGCTCGCCGCCTGGAAGGGCATGAGCGAGACCCGCACCGTCTCCGCGGTGCAGGTGCAGGATCTGGGTGAGGACGGCGCCGAGGTTCGGGTCGCCTACACCATGGGCGCGGGCGCGGTGCGCTTCACCAGCGTCTACCGGATGGCGGGCGACGGCTCGGTCGCGGTCGACGGCAAGTTCGAGCCGGTTTCGGGCCAGCTGCCGCCGCCGTTCCGCATCGGCCTGGCCTTCACCACGCCAGGCAGCCTCAAGACGGTCGAATGGTATGGCCGGGGTCCGCACGAAAGCTATGTCGATCGCAAGACCTCGGCTCCGATCGGACTGTGGCGCGGTGCGGTCGCCGAGCAGAACCATGATTACATCCGCCCGCAGGAGACCGGCAACAAGGTCGATGTCCGCTGGATGGAGCTGATCGGTAGCGGCTCGGGCCTGCGGGTCCAGGGCGACACGCCGCTGATGATGAACGCGCTCGCCTTCCCCTATGCCGATCTCGACCGGCACGAACCCGGCACCTGGAAGAGCACCGATGTAGTTCTGAAGGCGCAGGGCACGTTGCTGATCGATGCCGCACAATGGGGCGTCGGCGGCGACACCCAGTGGAGCGAGTTCGGCAAGCCGCTCCCCAAATACCGCACCCAGCTGGTGCCCACCTCGATCCATTTCCGCCTCACCCCGTTCGCGGGCGAGGGCACTACCCCAGCCAAGGCGCGCCCGGCGCGCGCGACGGAGAAAGAATGA
- a CDS encoding tryptophan halogenase family protein, producing the protein MSAPLSHIAIIGGGTAGWMAAAALGRVLDTRAIAITLVESEAIGTVGVGEATIPPIQAFNALLGIEEAEFLRATKGTAKLGIEFVDWRAKGTRYFHPFGIHGIDFGAIPFEALWQRARLGGEAAPLEAYSICAEAARLGRFQRPVSSGNNPLTHLGYAYHFDAALYAGFLREKAEQCGVRRQEGRIVTVERSEDGAITGVVLEDGTRIAADFYIDCSGFRSLLLGETLGVPFEDWAQWLPNDRAVAVPCTLGPEGRSPFTRSTARGAGWQWRIPLQHRVGNGMVYASAHCSDAEAEVQLLGSLEGTPLAEPRLLRFQAGRRARFWEKNCVALGLASGFLEPLESTSIHLVQAGIARLLEMLPVGGGTPADIRRYNRLMATEFETIRDFLILHFHATARDDTDYWRHLRTMDLPDTLADRIAIYRASGRLYREADELFSKTSWLAVLHGQGIDPSGHDPIADGMPRDEAAARLARIAEVTALAASRMTTHEAFLHESGALQR; encoded by the coding sequence ATGAGCGCGCCGCTTTCGCATATTGCGATCATCGGCGGCGGCACGGCGGGCTGGATGGCGGCGGCGGCGCTCGGCCGCGTACTGGATACGCGCGCCATCGCCATCACCCTGGTCGAGTCCGAGGCGATCGGCACGGTCGGCGTGGGCGAGGCGACGATCCCGCCGATCCAGGCATTCAACGCGCTGCTCGGCATCGAAGAGGCCGAGTTCCTGCGCGCGACCAAGGGCACGGCCAAGCTCGGTATAGAGTTCGTCGACTGGCGCGCGAAGGGCACGCGCTATTTCCATCCGTTCGGCATCCACGGCATCGATTTCGGCGCGATCCCGTTCGAGGCGCTGTGGCAGCGCGCGCGGCTGGGCGGCGAGGCGGCGCCGCTCGAGGCCTATTCGATCTGCGCCGAGGCGGCGCGGCTGGGCCGCTTCCAGCGCCCGGTGAGCAGCGGCAACAACCCGCTGACCCATCTCGGCTATGCCTATCATTTCGATGCGGCGCTCTATGCCGGCTTCCTCCGCGAAAAGGCCGAGCAATGTGGCGTTCGGCGGCAGGAAGGCCGGATCGTCACCGTCGAGCGCAGCGAGGATGGCGCCATCACGGGCGTGGTGCTGGAGGATGGCACGCGCATCGCCGCGGACTTCTACATCGACTGTTCGGGCTTCCGGTCGCTGTTGCTCGGCGAGACGCTGGGCGTGCCGTTCGAGGATTGGGCGCAGTGGCTGCCCAACGACCGCGCTGTCGCGGTGCCCTGCACGCTGGGTCCGGAGGGACGCTCGCCGTTCACGCGCTCTACCGCGCGGGGTGCAGGGTGGCAGTGGCGGATCCCGCTGCAGCACCGCGTCGGCAACGGGATGGTCTATGCGAGCGCCCATTGTTCGGATGCGGAGGCCGAGGTGCAGCTGCTCGGCAGCCTGGAAGGCACGCCGCTCGCCGAACCGCGGTTGCTGCGCTTCCAGGCGGGGCGCCGCGCGCGCTTCTGGGAGAAGAATTGCGTCGCGCTGGGGCTAGCCAGCGGCTTTCTCGAGCCGCTGGAGTCGACGAGCATCCATCTCGTTCAGGCGGGCATCGCGCGGCTGCTGGAGATGCTGCCGGTGGGCGGCGGCACGCCTGCCGACATCCGCCGCTACAACCGGCTGATGGCGACGGAATTCGAGACCATCCGCGACTTCCTGATCCTGCACTTCCACGCCACCGCGCGCGACGACACCGACTATTGGCGGCATCTGCGGACCATGGACCTGCCCGACACGCTGGCGGATCGCATCGCCATCTATCGGGCCAGCGGCCGGCTCTACCGCGAGGCGGACGAGCTTTTCTCCAAGACCAGCTGGCTGGCGGTGCTGCACGGGCAGGGGATCGACCCCAGCGGCCACGACCCGATCGCCGACGGCATGCCGCGCGACGAGGCGGCGGCGCGGCTCGCCCGGATCGCCGAGGTCACCGCGTTGGCGGCCTCGCGCATGACCACGCACGAGGCGTTCCTGCACGAGAGCGGGGCCCTGCAACGATAA
- a CDS encoding TonB-dependent receptor, with the protein MHHRTSLLGVSALALAIAGGVAPAFAQQDGAPVGGSGDDIVVTGVRESLRSAAALKRNADQIVDSVQAQDIGKLPDANTTEALQRITGVQIQRRYGEGATDFDHRTQPAITVRGLTQVQNFLDGRAVYSASGGRAFDLEGVPPELLSGIDVYKNAPANIIEGGVGGAVNLRTRKPFDSPGQVISATIRGNYYDRIDKPGYAVSGLYSNRFQAGEGEIGVLINAVYSKSRYRQDGLLIGPFDTVAPGSIAGAPANAQIPYGPEIYDDSGDRKRLGVAGAIQWKPSDALLITAQAQVTKYWFNRTGAYYYDLSNRSNVRDSNGNVTSYGTAPAPGAAFTFNNEGYATSGTLSPIAFETGRYDQQLWSASRNFTLNAAWKPTDRLKVNLDAQYLTSYYNADRNGHVLSLYTQAGQTSLTTPHPLTVDFDLRGKYPRWDVKEQGVLNNPANYTTPYIADSLQRNDADTWAFAGDIEYDVDGGLLKKLRAGARYADNSIDLRGTWHAACITALGADPNCGAPAGTPLVPLSRNPQLAMSGPSKNWFDGNSVKGGILYPAFPAGDGVWAQTKALYALLGAQTQDSFKPGDLNSQTEKTYTGWAIADYGFKLGGIAFDGGVGVRVVKTKATSIGTQFNNDGSSAPISVSKEYTKALPSFNLRAKLTEKFQMRFAYSKGLARPNFDQLSTNLTLNNPNQINPVTGHPSASSGNPLLNPIRSDNFDVTAEWYFAPSGSLTGGLFYKKVNGFLAGGIVPGVYNGVTYDISTQVNSGNGTVKGAEIGYNQFFDFLPGPLSGLGLQANYTYVDSSVSNPFAVAGTNTPAQLPLEKLSKHSYNIVGLYEKGPVTARVAWSWRSSYLDQTQGSGANGIPQYAAPYASLDASISVNVTKQVAVSADVVNLNNRMNRIYIGTPAAPLRYELNDRRFGLSLRATY; encoded by the coding sequence ATGCACCATCGTACTTCGTTGCTCGGCGTCTCGGCGCTCGCGCTGGCGATTGCTGGCGGGGTCGCGCCAGCCTTTGCCCAGCAGGACGGCGCGCCGGTGGGCGGCAGCGGAGACGATATCGTCGTCACCGGCGTGCGCGAGAGCCTGCGCTCGGCTGCGGCGCTGAAGCGCAATGCCGATCAGATCGTCGACTCGGTCCAGGCGCAGGATATCGGCAAGCTGCCCGATGCTAACACCACCGAGGCGCTGCAGCGCATCACCGGCGTGCAGATCCAGCGCCGTTATGGCGAAGGCGCCACCGATTTCGACCATCGCACGCAGCCGGCGATCACCGTGCGCGGCCTCACCCAGGTGCAAAATTTCCTCGACGGCCGCGCGGTCTATTCGGCCTCGGGCGGGCGCGCGTTCGACCTCGAAGGCGTGCCGCCCGAACTGCTCTCGGGTATCGACGTCTACAAGAACGCGCCGGCCAATATAATTGAGGGCGGCGTCGGCGGCGCGGTCAACCTGCGCACCCGCAAGCCGTTCGATTCCCCCGGTCAGGTGATCAGCGCCACGATCCGCGGCAATTACTATGACCGTATCGACAAGCCGGGCTATGCCGTGTCGGGCCTGTACAGCAACCGCTTCCAGGCGGGCGAGGGCGAGATCGGCGTGCTGATCAACGCGGTCTATTCGAAGAGCCGCTACCGCCAGGACGGACTGCTGATCGGCCCGTTCGACACCGTCGCGCCGGGCTCGATCGCGGGCGCGCCGGCCAATGCGCAAATCCCCTATGGCCCCGAAATCTACGACGATAGCGGCGATCGCAAGCGGCTGGGTGTCGCCGGCGCGATCCAGTGGAAGCCGAGCGATGCGCTGCTGATCACCGCACAGGCGCAGGTGACCAAATATTGGTTCAACCGCACGGGCGCCTATTATTACGACCTGAGCAACCGCTCGAACGTCCGCGACAGCAACGGCAACGTCACCAGCTATGGCACCGCGCCGGCGCCGGGGGCTGCCTTTACCTTTAACAACGAGGGCTATGCGACCAGCGGCACGCTGTCGCCGATCGCGTTCGAGACCGGCCGCTACGACCAGCAGCTGTGGAGCGCGAGCAGAAACTTCACGCTCAACGCTGCGTGGAAGCCAACCGATCGGCTTAAGGTCAATCTGGATGCGCAGTATCTGACGTCCTACTACAACGCCGATCGCAACGGCCATGTGCTGTCGCTCTACACTCAGGCCGGCCAGACCTCGCTGACCACGCCGCACCCGCTGACGGTCGATTTCGACCTGCGCGGCAAATATCCGCGCTGGGACGTGAAGGAGCAGGGGGTCCTCAACAACCCGGCCAATTACACCACGCCCTATATCGCGGACTCACTCCAGCGGAACGACGCTGACACCTGGGCCTTCGCCGGCGACATCGAATATGACGTCGATGGCGGCCTGCTAAAAAAGCTGCGGGCGGGCGCGCGCTATGCCGACAACAGCATCGATCTGCGCGGCACCTGGCACGCCGCCTGCATCACCGCGCTCGGCGCCGATCCCAACTGCGGCGCGCCGGCGGGCACTCCGCTGGTGCCGCTCAGCAGGAACCCGCAGCTTGCGATGTCCGGGCCGTCCAAGAACTGGTTCGACGGCAACAGCGTGAAGGGCGGGATCCTCTACCCGGCCTTCCCGGCGGGCGACGGCGTATGGGCGCAGACCAAGGCGCTCTACGCGCTGCTCGGTGCACAGACGCAGGACAGCTTCAAGCCCGGCGACCTCAACAGCCAGACCGAGAAGACCTATACCGGCTGGGCCATCGCCGATTACGGCTTCAAGCTGGGCGGCATCGCGTTCGACGGCGGCGTCGGCGTGCGGGTGGTGAAGACCAAGGCGACCTCGATCGGCACCCAGTTCAACAATGACGGCAGCTCGGCGCCGATCAGCGTGAGCAAGGAATATACCAAGGCGCTGCCGAGCTTTAACCTCCGCGCCAAGTTGACTGAGAAGTTCCAGATGCGCTTCGCCTATTCGAAGGGCCTGGCGCGCCCGAACTTCGACCAGCTTTCGACCAACCTCACGCTCAACAATCCGAACCAGATCAACCCGGTTACGGGCCACCCCAGCGCCAGCTCGGGCAACCCGCTGCTCAACCCGATCCGCTCGGACAATTTTGACGTCACGGCGGAATGGTACTTCGCGCCCAGCGGATCGCTGACCGGCGGCCTGTTCTACAAGAAGGTCAACGGCTTCCTGGCCGGCGGCATCGTTCCCGGCGTGTATAACGGGGTGACCTACGACATCAGCACCCAGGTCAATTCCGGCAACGGCACGGTGAAGGGCGCGGAGATCGGCTACAACCAGTTCTTCGACTTCCTGCCCGGACCGCTGAGCGGTCTCGGCCTGCAGGCCAACTACACCTATGTCGACTCCAGCGTGTCCAACCCCTTCGCCGTGGCGGGGACCAACACGCCGGCGCAGCTGCCGCTCGAGAAGCTGTCGAAGCACAGCTACAATATCGTCGGCCTGTACGAGAAGGGCCCGGTCACCGCGCGCGTGGCGTGGAGCTGGCGGTCGAGCTATCTCGACCAGACCCAGGGCAGCGGCGCCAACGGCATCCCGCAATATGCCGCGCCCTATGCCTCGCTCGATGCCTCGATCAGCGTGAATGTGACCAAGCAGGTCGCGGTCTCCGCGGATGTGGTGAACCTCAACAACCGGATGAACCGGATCTACATCGGCACGCCCGCCGCGCCGCTGCGCTACGAGCTCAACGACCGGCGCTTCGGCCTATCGCTGCGCGCGACCTATTGA
- a CDS encoding FadR/GntR family transcriptional regulator, whose amino-acid sequence MTEQRKRNPAHQSIAREIGVAIATGRYLPGTILPGELDLAESRGVSRSVVREALRMLAAKGLIESRPKAGTRVRARADWNLLDPDLLAWMFEGEPPMAFVESLFQLRMIVEPAAAELAARLRSSRHVGRMGHALEVMEEAGLSSPEGQAADQQFHNVILEATANDLLISLSGSIGAAVRATTLFKHRKAKQLRDSIPLHRDLFAAITDGNPAAARAATITLILQAQEDTESSLKA is encoded by the coding sequence TTGACGGAACAGCGAAAGCGCAACCCAGCGCACCAATCGATTGCACGCGAGATCGGGGTCGCGATTGCGACGGGCCGGTATCTGCCGGGCACAATTCTTCCGGGCGAACTCGATCTCGCCGAATCGCGCGGCGTGTCGCGCAGCGTGGTCCGCGAGGCGCTGCGGATGCTTGCCGCCAAGGGGCTCATCGAAAGCCGCCCCAAGGCCGGCACGCGCGTACGGGCGCGGGCGGACTGGAACCTGCTCGACCCGGACCTGCTCGCCTGGATGTTCGAAGGTGAACCACCGATGGCGTTTGTCGAGAGTCTGTTTCAACTCCGTATGATCGTGGAGCCCGCTGCAGCCGAGCTGGCGGCGCGGCTGCGCTCGAGCCGACATGTCGGCCGCATGGGCCATGCGCTGGAAGTGATGGAGGAGGCCGGATTGTCGAGCCCGGAGGGCCAGGCGGCGGACCAGCAGTTCCACAACGTCATCCTGGAGGCGACCGCCAACGATCTGCTGATCAGCCTGTCGGGCAGCATCGGCGCGGCAGTGCGCGCGACCACGCTGTTCAAGCATCGCAAGGCGAAGCAACTTCGCGACTCGATCCCGCTGCATCGCGACCTGTTCGCGGCGATCACGGACGGCAATCCGGCGGCCGCGCGCGCCGCCACGATCACGCTGATTCTTCAGGCGCAGGAAGACACGGAATCGTCGCTCAAGGCATGA
- a CDS encoding glycoside hydrolase family 27 protein — protein MPDTIESKGEIGRRGVLKGAALVGSLAAAPRAAAGTKAPLLAPTPPMGWNSWNSFATTITEAQALETAAIQARELLPFGYDVFTIDIQWYEPEASSYTYNAKPVPTLDAHGRLLPAPNRFPSAANGKGFAPIAAKVHALGMKFGVHLMRGIPRLAVERNVAVLGTNGIRAADIADKGSICPWNPDMYGVDMRKPGAQAYYDSVFALLASWGVDFVKMDDMSRPYDAHAPEIEAAAKAIKASGRPILLSLSPGETPVPRAAHVAQHAQMWRISDDFWDDWKMLEAQFTRLENWSPHTRPGAWPDADMLPLGRLALGQRDTKFTPDEQRTLMTLWSIARSPLIMGGDLRHLDAPTRALLTNREVIAVNQASSDNRPWFVADDRRVWTARAATGGHYVALFNTGDKPGEAAFDLRLLGLTGKVQVRNLWEGKDEGASPLRLARTLSPHGAALYRVRPA, from the coding sequence ATGCCTGACACGATCGAAAGCAAGGGAGAGATCGGCCGGCGCGGCGTGCTGAAGGGGGCGGCGCTTGTCGGCAGCCTTGCAGCAGCCCCTCGCGCCGCCGCGGGAACCAAGGCGCCCCTGCTCGCCCCTACCCCGCCGATGGGGTGGAACAGCTGGAACAGTTTCGCCACGACCATCACCGAAGCGCAGGCGCTGGAAACCGCCGCGATCCAGGCGCGCGAGCTGCTGCCCTTCGGCTATGACGTCTTCACCATCGACATCCAATGGTACGAGCCCGAGGCGAGCAGCTACACCTACAACGCCAAGCCGGTACCGACGCTGGACGCGCATGGCCGCCTGCTCCCCGCGCCCAACCGCTTCCCTTCGGCCGCGAACGGCAAGGGCTTCGCACCCATTGCCGCCAAGGTCCACGCGCTCGGCATGAAGTTCGGCGTGCACCTGATGCGCGGCATTCCGCGGCTGGCGGTGGAGCGTAACGTGGCCGTACTCGGCACCAACGGCATCCGCGCCGCCGACATCGCCGACAAGGGCAGCATCTGCCCGTGGAACCCGGACATGTACGGCGTCGACATGCGCAAGCCCGGCGCCCAGGCCTATTATGACAGCGTCTTCGCGCTGCTCGCATCCTGGGGGGTCGACTTCGTCAAGATGGACGACATGAGCCGCCCCTATGACGCCCACGCGCCCGAGATCGAGGCCGCGGCCAAGGCGATCAAGGCGAGCGGCCGCCCGATCCTGCTCAGCCTTTCGCCCGGCGAAACCCCCGTGCCCCGCGCCGCTCATGTTGCCCAGCACGCGCAGATGTGGCGCATCTCCGACGATTTCTGGGACGACTGGAAGATGCTGGAGGCGCAGTTCACCCGGCTGGAGAATTGGAGCCCGCATACCCGCCCCGGCGCCTGGCCCGATGCGGACATGCTGCCGCTCGGCCGCCTCGCGCTCGGACAGCGCGACACCAAGTTCACCCCCGACGAGCAGCGCACGCTGATGACGCTCTGGTCGATCGCCCGCTCGCCGCTGATCATGGGGGGCGACCTGCGCCACCTCGATGCGCCCACCCGCGCGCTGCTCACCAACCGCGAAGTGATCGCGGTCAACCAGGCGAGCAGCGACAACCGCCCCTGGTTTGTCGCCGACGATCGCCGCGTCTGGACCGCCCGCGCGGCCACGGGTGGCCATTATGTCGCGCTGTTCAATACCGGCGACAAACCCGGCGAGGCGGCATTCGACCTGCGGCTGCTCGGCCTGACGGGCAAGGTGCAGGTCCGCAACCTGTGGGAGGGCAAGGACGAAGGAGCTAGCCCGCTCCGCCTCGCCCGCACGCTGTCGCCCCATGGTGCCGCCCTCTACCGAGTACGCCCCGCATGA